The Miscanthus floridulus cultivar M001 chromosome 6, ASM1932011v1, whole genome shotgun sequence genomic interval attgggccttggtctcgcgccctgatcgggggtgcccaaccctacatggttggtgggcccccgtcgcactgcgctatatagagaggtgggggccggcggctcaaagtacgaggttcgccgtgagccgcaaacccaccgacaaaaccctagaccgatctacgagggcgcgcagccagcgacgggaagccgccaccgtcatcatcgtctccactgcgtcgcctctcttcaccgaccgtcgctgcccgtgcgcagcctACATCGACGAACCTGATGGAAGCTACTGGATCCTCCACCCCTGCGGTCTCAGGTTCGGTACCCTTCCCTTTTCTCTCCCTGTCTCTCTGTAGACCGTTCTACATGTCCTAGGATCTACTGTTTTACATGTTGTACCAAATAGAACAGTCAAAGTCTAGATCGATGATCCTACAGTCATAACAGTTTAGAGCTAAGGCAATCGACCCCATCAGTATATCGTCGTCATCGCACAAATAAAACTGGTGTGTATCTGGCATAAAATTTGTCCTCGAGTGAGGTGAGGATACAATCCAAAGCTCTTATGCCATGTTCCACTTCCACCAGATGTGCACAAGAGAACATGTTCCTCTGAATTATGCGGGACAGCACACAGTAGATGCTAAgcaaaatatattaaaaaaacatATGCTGTCCATGAGACATGCTTAATAAAAAGTGCATCTGATCTTGTCATCTCAAACCTGATGGATCGAGGGAATCACTAAAGGAGATGTTTTAACCTAGACGGGACCTGAATCTGATTCTGAGTTTACATGGATGAACAACCTACTAGCAAGTTCAGTTCACATTTGATAAACGAGAGTATCTTTATCTAACACAGATCGGGGTCAGCGCTCCCCAAGGAAGTGGAAAGACGACTCTAGTCTccgcacttgatcatctttttCAGGTTGCTGGTAGGTGAGTTCTCCTCATTGAACTGATCATAGTGCTCTTTGCCCCTGTGAATGAAATTTAAGAGCCAAACTTCTGTGTGACATAGGAAATCCGCCACATTGTCTATAGATGACTTCTATTTGACAGCAAAAGAGCAGGTATGAACTTCTACTAGATGGAAAATATATCGACCATATACTCTCCCCTCATTCCCTCTCTCCCCCTAGCTAGTACTGAGTACTGAAAATAGTGAGATAGCTCACACATAGGCTTTTTTTATGTGCAGAATGAACTGAGGGACAGATATCCTGGAAATGCTCTTTTAGAGGTACAAACTCCCTCACTCCAGTAGGCTAGTGAATGTGGATTTACTTATTACTTTCAACATTGTAACGCAAGCTGAATTGAGAGTAATAACTGACCAAAACTTTCCAGCTCCGTGGAAATGCTGGAAGCCACGATCTCCAATTCAGTGTTGAAACACTCGAGTCACTGATGAAACTAACAAAGGAAGGTACCAGTTTAGACAACTATTTGGACCTTCTTCAAAACTATTTGTTTTTGCATGATGATTTGTGCACAGGGCTTCTCTTCTTGGAAAATTACTAAAATATTTTACATcgttttaaaaaatatttttgtgAACTCACAATTGTTTTCACAACATTTAGGCATCAAGATGAAGGTTCCACGGTATGACAAGGTAAAAGGTGCAGTTAACGTTCCTCTAACTGATGTTTATAAGCTTATAGCTGATCAGCTGCATGATACATGCCACATGTCCATGTAGTCTGCTTTTGGGGGAAGAGGCGATCGTGCTGATCCTTCTGTATGGCCGGAGGTTGAAGGGCCCTTAGAGGTAATCTCATGTTTAGTCGACGAAGATTAGTTTGAGAACTTAAAGCGTGTCTTCTTTGCTGTCCTAGGTTGTTCTCTTTGAAGGATGGATGCTTGGATTTAAACCTCTTCCAAATGAAGTTGTGAAAGCAGCGGACCCCCAGGCATTTATCTGATTTGTTGTTTTTACTTTACCTGTAGCAATAGTATGACACTAATTTAGTAATTTTGTCATATTCAGCTCGAGGTGGTTAACAAGAACCTTGAAGCATACTATGACGCTTGGGACAGGTTCATCAAGTCATGGATCGTTATAAAAATAAGAGAACCTAGTTGTGTCTACCAGTGGAGGCTGCAGGTCATTACTCGAATATCTGACTAGTGACAAGACTGAACTCGTAAGTCGTAACAAACCATGAATTGCAATTTCTGAGATTAGTATTTGGACTGCAGGCAGAGATAGCCATGAAAGCAGATGGAAAACCTGGAATGTCTGATGAGGAGGTGCATTCCCTGACAAAGCTATCTCTTTGTTATCCTAGTTAAAGTCATGGTAGTGGAAAGAAAAATTACTGATTGACTGGTTAGCGATGTACTTCTTTCAGCAAATCATTTTCACGTCATTTATTTAAAATGGAAGCCTATCTGCTCATTTATCCAGCAATTaactttagtttttttttctagagCCGTTGATTATCTACAGAAATATAATGCTGAGAGTTCTTTCAGGTTATGGATTTTGTATCACGCTACCTACCAGCATACCACGCATATTTACCCAAGCTGTACAAAGAGGGACCGAATGGTTCAAAACCAGACCATCTACTGGTCATCGACATAGACGAAGGGAGGAATCCTATTTGCGGTTGAAATCCTTATGAGTATTTTTCACAAATAAATCCTTGATGTACAATGTACATTTGCTGAAATGGAACTTATGACCCCACGGTGGAGCATGGGCATATTTCTGAGACTTCTTATGCCTAGCAAAGAGCAGTGCCTCTTGTTTTCTAGACTTAGTTCAAATATATCCCAATTATGTAAAATTCATGTATGCGCATATTTCTCCTCATATTTATGCTCGAACTTATATATAATCAATCAGAGAAGTGCTCTGGTAGACCTCTTTCTAAAAGCTGCACAAATCCCAAAGTAGCCTTGTAATTCCTGCATTTGAACAACTTTATCCATGCTAGGCCGCTTCAGAGTTCAAAGTGTGCGCCGGTTCACAAAGGTGTGAGCATTATATCAGGTTTTATAGTTGAGAGAGTTATGTAGTCAACCACTGGTATGTTAAGAGTGTTACGTAAGTAGACTTTTTTTTTCTACTGCTCGCTGACTCATCGCCATGTTAGCACCTACGTAATATGCCACATCAGAGAAAACACCTTCAAAGTCGCCTCATGGGCTTATTTAGACAGATTTTAGTAGTGTAAGGGGCAGAATAGCTCGTTTTATAGGTGAAGGAGTAAAGTAGACAACAACGAATAGTTTGGGAGGTTAAGTGGACTTTTTTTAAAGTATTCTAAGTTTTACATCGTAGTGTTGCTATCGGTTAAAAAGAAATCGACATTCCCTCTGTGTGCCTGTTTAGGCTGCACTTGAAGTCAGCTACTCAATTTGATATGTAACCAAATTTCCTTCTATATACAGAGCTACTGCCTCCATTCACAAATATTAAGGCACATTTTAACATGGACAGTTTTTTCTTAGGACAGATGCACGTGCTCACTTATACTCACTAAATATTAAGACATAGTTTAATTTGGACATCTTCTTGTTTTCTCTCTCTGAATAATTGAATCAGTAGATCTAGGATTGATAAATTCATCATAGGCGTTTCGACGTTGACCGTTAAATCTAAAATAAATACAGAACAATACGAGCACTCATGTAAGTCAAATGGATGAACACGTTTAATTCGCTATACAGTTTCTAACTTACATTTAACCTAATTATTGCTGGttacaacatcaaaatcataCAGTGTTAAATAATATGGATGTAGCGGTCACTTGTGCATTCCTAAACTTGTAGTTGTTGTTAAACGTTACGGTGTTTTGGATAATAGGGGTAAAACAAATAGGCATAACAGTATTCCGTTGTAGTCTTGTTAGGATACTCGGTTCTCACCCGAGAGACCCGGGTTAGAATCCTGGCAAGAAAttgttttttgtttctttctgTCTCTATTTTTATCGTTTTACCCAGATTCGAGTCCCGGCTACGGaatttttttgtttctttctgtCTCTATTTTTATCGTTTTACAAATTTTGTGGCAGAGCTCCGACCTCCGGGAggccactttttttttttgaacctgaGACCCACTTTTACACTGAACTAAACTTAAGCACAGTTTCGTGCTTTCTTTTTCTCTCGAATTTCATACTCCATTTGATAGAGTATTTAGCCAGGTCAGTCGTTCTGAATGTAGCCGAACATGTGAAAAGGCAAAACACTACTTCAGCAGTTTTTTTTTAGCAAACGAACAACGTTTTCCTCTTCTCTCATAAGAAATCAGTATAAGCATCAGCGGCggctaaatttcagcgaaacgaactgAGCCCACATCTGCAGGACACTGCATGTAAAACAGGCATGCCTCCTACCATAGCAGAAAGACGGATATATCCCATAGTAGTTGCAACTTACAGTTGCAGCAAGACATACTACTACAAGTCTACAACAACAAACTAAACAAGCAAGGTGAAGTTGGTCACGAGCTTTTCAGCAATTGGCCCATGTTGCCAACAAGACGGAGGAAGGAGGAGCAGCCCTCCACTTGACGCCTAGCGACTCACCAGGACGGCAGTGTTGCCTGTCACTGGCTGGAACGCCGCTGCAGACTCTAGCAGCTCCCAGGCCAGCCTACGTTTACCTTCCAGCAGCGCTCGCATCTCTTCGGCTTCCTTGTGTGTGGCAAGGCAGGCTGAGAAGAGCTCCTCATCCATTTCTGACAGCATCTTCTTCACGTTGGTTGTCAGGTTTAGGACTGATACATTCCAGTGGCTTTGGATATTCTCTTCTAATGCTGGGGTGACGATGGGCATGATTGCTTGCCGATTCTGTGCAACCAAGCTGATGATGTGATCATTGTTGCACATGAAGAGTGCTCGTTCTGCAACCTGAAATAGTTCATTTGATTTGACTCAACCACTTGAAGGGAACGTCTTAAAAAAGTAGTACTTAGTAACAAGGATCAAAATAGTGAATGATGGATATCATTAATGGAAAAAGATAGCAGCAAGCCCAGAAATTGCCACACCTGGGGAAGAGGGTTCATTTCTACTTTTCAGGGAAACCAAACTTGGCCAGAGCACCAAAAACCAAACGGTTTCCTGGTTAACTCAATTATCCAGTCTGATTCATTTTATTTAGCTTTTGCTTCCTTAACATCAAATCCAGCCAAAACTGATCATACCATACATAGCAGGCACCCAACTAGACACATTGCTTCGGCTGATGCTTTGCACAGTTTAATCTTCTACTTTCTTAAAAGAAGGGAAACTGCATATCAACTATGGCCATATCCCATACCCAGACCATAAATGGTGGTGCATGCTGGCCTACCATTATTTGTCCACATCTTTCAGAAAATAACAGGTATTCGTTGCTTATTTGGCCTGTCTACAGGTGGTGCACATTTCATGCATCAGGAGATCCAACAGAGCCTAGCCTTACATGGGCAGTGTGTGGTTACATTACGATAAGTACATTTTGTGGCCATGAATGTTTCCAACTGGATGAGTGATTCTTTGGACTGTACCATGTAGACGACATCGTAAAGTAATGGGAGTGACAGAAATGAATTAGATTAAAGCATCAATGAGTGGGTGAAGCTCTTCAGTTTTCATTTGGTACAACATTTTTGCATGTATGAGTGTATGACAAAAATGCACATCTTTTGTGTAGAAAAATGCATATCTTTCGTGTTTTGAGAAAAATGCAGATCTTTGATGGTTTTTGCACGCTGCCATCACCCTTGCTATTCAAATCAAGGAGAAGGCTCAATGCTGGGTACAAGCATGGTTCCATAAATTGAGGTCACTCTTTGCTGGCATCAATGtgtaatgcctttcttaattgtAGGCTGCTTTAGTTTACTTGTATATAATAACCTTTTGAAATTCTATGCTGTCTAAGCCCTTCCCTAGCTTGGACGTGCGTGTGGTCACACTTTCtactcctcttaatgaaatacatgcTCAGACAGATTCCAGAAAAAAAATGCATTATGTAAATAGAGGGATATAGTGCATGCAGACTACAGAATGGACATGTGAATGTAAATGTAAATTTAAATCGCAACACACAATTCATTTCTCCTAAACAAGGTGAGGGTCAACATAATTTATGAGTTACCTGGAAGTGGGAACTGTTGATGCATTGAGCAATTCGTCTGAACAATGGAACCATGCACTTCTGGAATTCAACTGTGTTGGTTGCCTCCAGGACCTCTTCAATCTCACTCAGAAACATTACTTCTTTCTGGCTATTTGTTATTGGCCAGTATCTGAGCAGACCAAGTATCACTGAACTTGCAAGCTTTGGTTCCTTCTCTACAAACTGGGTCACACAGTAGGTTAACTGCTGCAGATACAAACCAACTGATTTTGGCTTGTGTAAAGGAATTAGAACCCTCCAAAGAAAGATTTTGTGTTCTTCCTTCAGAGGCAATGCAAAGCCACTAATAACACTACCAAAAACCTCCAGTACTTCAGCAATACCATTATGGCGATCAGTCTCAAACACGAAGTGGTAGAATATATTGGTCACTGCTTTGCGGATGAAGGGACGGTGCACCATGAACTTTCCATAGATTCGATGCAATATTGTTTTCAAGCAATCCCTTTCTCTTGGATCCTCAGAATCGAACAGTTCGAGTAGCTTCACGATGAATGTGTGGTCAAAATATTTCTTTCCTACCTTCGTATCCAGAGATGAGGAGCCAATAAATTTCAGTAGCAGATCATACACAAGATGCAGATGGGGCCATGCAGGGTCAAACATTGGCTCCTCCTCTTCACCCTCGCCACAGCCGGACGAACCAGAAAGGTAATTGGGAGGGAAGACCCTGAACAGGTTGATGGTAAACATTCTACAGCAGGCAGCAACCATTGTCTCCGTGAAACGGGAGGATGCAGAATCCACATAGTCCATAAGATCCAGCAATGCCTGCCTTTTGAAGTCCTTCTCCGCAGAATTCTTGTTGGGGTCCGAGAAATCAAAGACAACGCAGCACAGGCTCACCTTGCTGACGAACAGGTTCTGCTTCTCCCCGTTCGGGACATCCTTGAACGACACAAGCGGCTCAATGCCAGCCACCACGCTAGAAGGGAAGACCGCAGACGACATGCGCTTCACGCTGGACACCGGACGGGCAGGCCCGGCGCCGGGGCAGCTGCTAGTGCGCTGTATCGTGCCCCCGTTCCCAGCATCATTGCGTCCCGGACTAGAGCCTGAGCCATGGTCACCCTTCCCGGAGGCAGAGGACTTCTTAGGCAGCTTGGTCAGGAACTGTTTCCACATCTTTCCTCAGAGATTTCTCACAGCAACCACATGTCCAGATGATCCTGGGCAGCTAGCTAGCACACCAAAAACCGCATGCAAATGAGCAGCAGCGACCAGAGGCAGTAGAACAAGCACCCAGGGAATCTGATTCTACTGCTAATGATGCAGCGAGGTGAAGTCCAGGCAAAACCACCAGATTGAGCACGCTCGGACAGCGCGTGCGCGAGTGAATCCAAGGGGAGAAGAAACCCGAAACTATATAGCAAAACCACCAGATTGCACAAATGCGAGCTCAAGTAACAAGCGAAACCGAGAACCCAACCAGAGAACTGCTAGTGGAGGAAGGAGTTCACCGGGAAGGCTGGGATTGGTTCGGATCTGCGGCGCCTCGGCCAGAGATTGCCGGATCCAAACGCCAAACCGCGGTCCTGGCGGCAGATCGAGATGCCGAGAGGGGTGGGCTACTGGGGTAGCAGGCGAGGCGACATGGGGAACCTGGTGGGAATCCAGTGGGCTTCGGCTGCTTCTGGGGAAGAGAACAGGAaggcgagggagagagagagtgtgatAGCGGGGCGAGATTAACGAGGCAACGAAGGGTGCGTGTGTCTTCTTCCATCTTCCTGGCTCGTTTTTGGGGAAATTGGTCGTGTGCCGTTAAAAAAAATCGTAATTTCCGATGTCTCTCTAAAAAAAAAATTTAGAACTTTTATGTGTCCTTCGTACTACTACCTTCGGGTGGGCTCTAACGTCGTCAAATCGTAGGTgtaaaaagtcgaaaatacccttaaatttaaatatgttattatttttttgagTATATTAactatttcaaatgaaaaaactcaaaactagaaagttgtagatctcgttgagatctataatttttatataaaaattatcttcatttaatttcataaaaaaagatatcaaatcatatttttttgtgaaattaaataaagataattttatataaaaattatagatcttggctagatctataactttctagctttgagttttttcatttgaagttgttAATATGcttaaaaaattaataacatgtTTAGACTTAAgagtattttttatttttcacacctgtagtttgacggcgttagagctcaAACTGACGACAGTgacatggagggcacaaaaaagttagaACAGTAACGTTGAAGACCGTTAAACTTTTTCATAAACACAAAGGGCATTACGATCTTTTTTTAATGACACACAGATATTTCTCCCTGATTTTTTGGTTCGCTGATGGTTGGTTTCGGGTACTTTGGTCCTGATTGGTTTCCGGATGAGGCATCCTAGCTCTCAGCATCACGCCCTGGTGCAGAACCGTAGATGAATTCCGTATCCAATTGCTGCTTCCTCCGTTCTAATTTACAGTGTCATTGTTTTAGTATTTTAAGTTTGATTAACTATAAAAAAGaattaaatatttataatatcgaataaatattagattaattatgaaatgtattttttaataaattaatttgaaATCATAAATGTGAATTACCATTCATTAAAATTGTGGTCAAACATAAATCACTTTAAATACACGCGATCCATAGTTGTATTTTTTTTAGACAGAGGAAGtaaattttattatatatctagacatattatataGAGtctattcgcttgttggtttcaaccagggcttatcagccatgataccgTGTTTTTATCTTACAACCAATTAGCACCGGtcaggcttatcagcccagaaaccaaccaacgaacggGCTGATAGTATCGTAGAAAAGCTAAACGGCTTATAATTTCAGACAAATGGTGGAATTTTTTATCACCTGAGATAAATTAAGCTAGAGAGATAGCGCTTGGTTGAACTACGCCTATGGCTGCTACGCCGCACCTGCGGCTGCGCCAAATGTTTGGCATTGAGAATAATTGCCACACATTTGGCAGGGTCCAGGGTGTGGCAGCAAATTTGAACTAGCCGTGTTTAGTTGGCCCGAATCGGCGCCGGCGAAATCACAGTAGcgttttatttgtatttgataataattgttcaatcgttgactaattaggcttaaaacgttcgtctcgcaaagtccaaccaaactgtgcaattagtttttgatttcgtcaacatttagtactccatgcatgtaccgcaagtttgatgtgacggaaaatcttctttttgtatagtgccaaagtttaaattctgggtgaactaaacatggccttggtTGTGCTTTTGTTGCGGCACGCCTTAACTTGGTCAGGAGCCGAACGCCGGCCAGAGTTCGTCGTATTTACATCGTGAGAGTTTTGGCAATGTGCAAGGAcaaaccaaacaggcccatagTCATCTAAATACTACCAAcaaggcccttgtttagtttctccaaacttccaactttggcactatgcaaaaagaagattccccgtcacatcaaacttgcggtacatgtatggagtactaaatgtagacgaaataaaaaaactaatagtACAATTTGgttgaactttgcgagacgaatcttttaaacctaattagtcaatgtttgaacaataattcacaaatgcAAACGAAATTACTACAGTGTTTGCCGTCACATC includes:
- the LOC136458733 gene encoding serine/threonine protein phosphatase 2A 57 kDa regulatory subunit B' kappa isoform-like — translated: MWKQFLTKLPKKSSASGKGDHGSGSSPGRNDAGNGGTIQRTSSCPGAGPARPVSSVKRMSSAVFPSSVVAGIEPLVSFKDVPNGEKQNLFVSKVSLCCVVFDFSDPNKNSAEKDFKRQALLDLMDYVDSASSRFTETMVAACCRMFTINLFRVFPPNYLSGSSGCGEGEEEEPMFDPAWPHLHLVYDLLLKFIGSSSLDTKVGKKYFDHTFIVKLLELFDSEDPRERDCLKTILHRIYGKFMVHRPFIRKAVTNIFYHFVFETDRHNGIAEVLEVFGSVISGFALPLKEEHKIFLWRVLIPLHKPKSVGLYLQQLTYCVTQFVEKEPKLASSVILGLLRYWPITNSQKEVMFLSEIEEVLEATNTVEFQKCMVPLFRRIAQCINSSHFQVAERALFMCNNDHIISLVAQNRQAIMPIVTPALEENIQSHWNVSVLNLTTNVKKMLSEMDEELFSACLATHKEAEEMRALLEGKRRLAWELLESAAAFQPVTGNTAVLVSR